A genomic region of Burkholderiales bacterium contains the following coding sequences:
- a CDS encoding N-acetylmuramoyl-L-alanine amidase, with amino-acid sequence MALLIGASSAQSASPAPTQISSVRVWPALEYTRITIEADSPVAHQLFIIKEPDRLVLDLESVNINSILEALPGKVGADDPYIQTARIGRYKPQVARLVLDLKSAVKPQVFTIPPVGQYRHRLVLDLYPAEPLDPLMALVQKFEYGEAGKSLADKKAEAATGSKDDVIRLITIAIDAGHGGEDPGARGRGGAVEKHVTLSVARKLKVLIDAEPNMRGALIRDGDYYIPLQTRVSKARKLHADLFVSIHADAYIKPHARGSSVFALSERGATSVAAKWLARKENEADLIGGVNFDVQDPYLKQTLLDLTQTQTINESRKLGKTVLAELSVINSLHKPAVEQAGFAVLKSPDIPSILVETAFISNPDEEKKLTNDDYQQKLAEALVTGIKRYFAKNPPIARDRLTQSDD; translated from the coding sequence ATGGCCTTGCTGATTGGCGCCTCAAGTGCGCAGTCGGCGAGCCCGGCGCCAACCCAGATCAGCTCGGTCCGCGTCTGGCCGGCGCTCGAATACACGCGCATCACGATCGAAGCCGATTCGCCGGTCGCGCATCAACTTTTCATCATCAAGGAGCCGGATCGGCTGGTGCTCGATCTCGAAAGCGTCAATATCAATTCGATCCTCGAAGCGCTTCCCGGCAAGGTCGGCGCCGATGATCCGTATATCCAGACCGCCCGCATCGGCCGCTACAAGCCGCAAGTCGCACGCCTGGTGCTCGATCTCAAGAGCGCCGTCAAACCGCAGGTTTTCACGATTCCACCCGTCGGCCAGTATCGGCATCGGCTGGTGCTCGATCTGTATCCTGCCGAGCCCCTGGATCCGCTGATGGCGCTGGTGCAAAAATTCGAATATGGCGAAGCCGGCAAGTCGTTAGCCGACAAGAAGGCCGAGGCAGCAACAGGTAGCAAGGACGACGTGATCCGCCTGATCACGATCGCTATTGACGCCGGCCATGGCGGCGAGGACCCCGGCGCCCGCGGACGCGGCGGCGCTGTAGAAAAGCACGTTACCCTGTCGGTCGCGCGCAAACTGAAGGTGCTGATCGACGCCGAACCGAATATGCGCGGCGCGCTGATCCGCGACGGCGACTACTACATCCCGCTGCAGACGCGCGTATCCAAAGCGCGCAAGCTGCACGCCGATCTGTTCGTGTCGATCCACGCCGATGCCTACATCAAACCGCACGCGCGCGGCTCGTCGGTGTTCGCGCTGTCCGAACGCGGCGCGACTTCGGTCGCGGCAAAGTGGCTGGCCAGGAAAGAGAACGAAGCCGATTTGATCGGCGGCGTGAATTTCGATGTGCAGGATCCGTATCTCAAGCAAACGCTGCTCGATCTAACGCAGACCCAAACCATCAATGAAAGCCGGAAACTCGGCAAGACCGTGCTCGCAGAGCTGTCGGTAATCAATTCGCTGCACAAGCCCGCCGTCGAGCAAGCTGGCTTCGCCGTGCTCAAATCACCCGACATTCCGTCGATATTGGTCGAGACCGCGTTCATCAGCAATCCCGACGAAGAAAAAAAACTGACCAACGACGACTATCAGCAAAAACTGGCGGAAGCGCTAGTCACCGGCATCAAGCGCTATTTCGCCAAAAATCCGCCCATCGCGCGCGACCGGCTGACGCAATCGGACGACTGA
- a CDS encoding UbiA family prenyltransferase gives MKVSDLKPPICVDLDGALIKTDLLVESFFALLKKNFALIFLAPFWLIKGKANLKHELAQRVEIDVSTLPYQQEFLSYLREEHAGGRMLLLVTAAHNKFAQQIADHLGLFAKVFATNASINLSGKRKLQRMLLEFGGQSFVYAADAHVDLRIWLHCRQAILVNPKLGVTRAAAKLAEVERVFDDRSGGIAAYARAMRLHQWLKNLLIFVPLLTSHRIGEPELVVQALVAFLAFGLCASSVYVLNDLLDLAADRQHPRKRYRMFAAGRINVLHGALLAPALLLSAFALALAFLPLKFVLVLLFYYCTTLAYSAQLKNFALIDVMVLAGLYTLRVIAGAAAVGVSLSFWLLAFSTFIFLSLALVKRYSELLVSREQGKDKISGREYEVDDLSVLVSMGAASGYLAVLVLALYINSLDVQVLYRQAKWIWLLCPLLLYWISRMWLITHRGNMHDDPIVFAVRDKVSLTLGVIGLVCVWAAT, from the coding sequence ATGAAGGTTTCCGATTTGAAGCCGCCGATATGCGTCGATCTCGACGGCGCCTTGATCAAGACAGATCTATTGGTCGAGTCGTTCTTCGCGCTCCTCAAAAAAAATTTCGCGTTGATTTTTCTGGCGCCGTTCTGGCTTATCAAGGGCAAGGCGAACCTGAAGCACGAGCTCGCGCAAAGAGTCGAAATCGACGTCAGCACCCTGCCTTATCAGCAGGAGTTCCTCAGTTACCTGCGCGAAGAGCACGCGGGCGGGCGGATGCTGTTGCTGGTCACTGCCGCCCACAATAAGTTTGCGCAACAGATTGCCGATCACCTCGGCTTGTTCGCCAAAGTGTTTGCGACGAACGCGTCGATCAACCTTTCCGGGAAACGAAAACTGCAGCGCATGCTTCTCGAGTTCGGGGGACAAAGCTTTGTCTACGCGGCCGATGCGCATGTCGATTTGCGCATCTGGCTGCACTGCCGGCAGGCTATCCTCGTCAATCCGAAGCTCGGCGTAACGCGCGCGGCTGCGAAGCTGGCGGAGGTCGAGCGTGTATTCGACGATAGATCCGGCGGCATCGCCGCTTACGCGCGCGCCATGCGCTTGCATCAGTGGCTGAAAAATCTGCTCATCTTTGTTCCGCTGCTGACCAGCCATCGCATCGGCGAGCCTGAACTCGTCGTGCAGGCGCTGGTTGCGTTCCTCGCATTCGGCTTGTGCGCTTCCAGCGTTTATGTGCTGAACGATTTGCTCGATCTGGCCGCCGATCGCCAGCATCCGCGCAAGCGCTATCGCATGTTTGCCGCCGGTCGAATAAACGTGTTGCACGGCGCTTTGCTGGCGCCTGCACTGTTGCTGAGCGCATTCGCGCTGGCCTTGGCTTTTCTGCCTCTCAAGTTCGTGCTCGTCCTGCTTTTCTATTACTGCACGACGCTGGCCTATTCGGCGCAGCTCAAGAACTTCGCGCTGATCGATGTGATGGTTCTGGCCGGGCTGTATACCTTGCGCGTGATCGCCGGCGCGGCGGCGGTCGGTGTGTCCTTGTCTTTCTGGCTGCTGGCGTTTTCGACCTTCATCTTTCTGAGTCTGGCCCTGGTCAAGCGCTATTCCGAATTACTGGTCAGCAGGGAGCAGGGCAAGGACAAAATCAGTGGTCGCGAGTACGAAGTCGACGATCTTTCCGTACTAGTGTCGATGGGCGCCGCCAGCGGCTACCTCGCGGTGCTCGTGCTGGCGCTGTATATCAACAGTCTCGACGTACAGGTGCTGTACCGGCAGGCGAAATGGATCTGGTTGCTGTGTCCATTGCTTCTGTACTGGATCAGCAGGATGTGGTTGATCACGCATCGCGGCAATATGCACGACGATCCGATTGTTTTTGCCGTGCGCGACAAGGTCAGTCTCACTCTGGGAGTTATCGGGCTCGTTTGCGTATGGGCCGCGACTTAG
- the queG gene encoding tRNA epoxyqueuosine(34) reductase QueG, with the protein MAGFIIALMHVHLTSERARPDWPALAANIKSWGRALGFQHIGIADVDLAAAEPGLRQWLAAGWHGDMDYMARHGSKRSRPAELVPGTLRVISARLDYQGPNTARSENILADPGKAFISRYALGRDYHKVVRGKLRRLAGRLERAAGCARYRVFSDSAPVMEVELASRAGLGWRGKHTLLLSRESGSFFFLGEIYTNLPLPIDRALQNHCGSCRKCLDVCPTQAIVAPYKLDARRCISYLTIEHRGSIPVEFRKLIGNRVYGCDDCQLVCPWNRYARSSGEPDFAIRHGLDDVALVELFGWSEAEFDKRLAGSAIRRIGFERWLRNLAIGLGNAPTTHAICAALLVRRDDPSRLVREHVAWALDQHGID; encoded by the coding sequence ATGGCTGGCTTTATCATAGCGCTTATGCATGTTCACCTTACATCGGAGCGTGCGCGCCCGGACTGGCCGGCGCTCGCCGCGAATATCAAATCCTGGGGCAGGGCGCTCGGCTTCCAGCATATCGGCATCGCTGACGTCGACTTGGCGGCCGCCGAGCCGGGCTTGCGGCAATGGCTTGCGGCAGGCTGGCACGGCGATATGGATTATATGGCGCGGCATGGCAGCAAGCGTTCGCGGCCGGCCGAGCTCGTTCCGGGAACGCTGCGCGTCATTTCCGCGCGCCTCGATTATCAGGGGCCGAACACGGCGCGCAGCGAAAACATACTTGCCGATCCGGGCAAAGCGTTCATTTCGCGTTATGCGCTCGGCCGCGATTACCATAAAGTCGTTCGCGGCAAGCTGCGACGGCTGGCCGGGCGCCTCGAGCGTGCCGCCGGTTGTGCCCGTTATCGCGTATTTTCAGACAGCGCGCCAGTGATGGAGGTCGAACTGGCCAGCAGAGCCGGGCTCGGCTGGCGCGGCAAACACACACTGCTGCTATCGCGCGAATCCGGCTCTTTCTTTTTTCTGGGCGAAATCTACACGAATTTGCCGCTGCCGATCGACCGCGCGCTGCAGAACCATTGCGGCAGTTGCCGAAAATGCCTGGATGTCTGTCCAACGCAAGCGATCGTCGCCCCTTATAAACTCGATGCGCGGCGCTGCATCTCGTATCTGACCATAGAGCACCGCGGCAGTATTCCGGTTGAATTTCGCAAGCTGATCGGCAACCGGGTCTACGGCTGCGATGATTGCCAGCTTGTGTGTCCATGGAACCGCTACGCGCGAAGCAGCGGCGAACCGGATTTCGCAATCCGCCACGGACTTGACGACGTCGCCCTCGTCGAGCTGTTCGGCTGGAGCGAGGCCGAGTTCGACAAGCGGCTCGCGGGGTCGGCGATTCGCCGCATCGGCTTCGAGCGCTGGCTGCGCAATCTCGCAATCGGGCTCGGCAATGCGCCCACGACGCACGCGATTTGCGCGGCTTTGCTGGTCCGCCGCGATGATCCATCCAGGCTGGTTCGCGAACACGTCGCATGGGCGCTGGATCAGCATGGTATCGACTAA
- the tsaE gene encoding tRNA (adenosine(37)-N6)-threonylcarbamoyltransferase complex ATPase subunit type 1 TsaE: MIKPAMRIIRSLPDESATREIGVLLARGVEPGMMIYLSGELGSGKTTLVRALLRARGVGGRIKSPTFTLVEVYSVSKLNFYHFDFYRFNNPDEWMSTGFRDYFRDDAVCLVEWPEKAGDSLPSPDIRIHLRYAADARVAEILAPTVQGQRCLSQLNEAIS, encoded by the coding sequence ATGATAAAGCCAGCCATGCGGATAATACGAAGCTTGCCTGACGAAAGCGCGACCAGGGAAATCGGCGTACTGCTGGCGCGAGGGGTCGAACCCGGGATGATGATCTATCTGTCCGGCGAGCTTGGCAGCGGCAAGACCACGCTGGTGCGCGCGCTGTTGCGCGCCCGCGGCGTCGGTGGGCGCATAAAGAGCCCGACGTTCACACTGGTTGAAGTTTATTCCGTTTCCAAGTTAAACTTTTATCACTTTGATTTTTATCGCTTCAATAATCCGGATGAATGGATGTCAACAGGCTTCAGGGATTATTTCCGGGACGACGCCGTGTGCCTGGTCGAATGGCCGGAAAAAGCCGGCGACAGCTTGCCCTCGCCCGATATTCGTATCCATCTACGCTACGCCGCCGATGCGCGCGTTGCCGAAATACTGGCGCCCACTGTGCAGGGCCAGCGTTGTCTGAGTCAATTGAACGAGGCCATTTCATGA
- a CDS encoding beta-propeller fold lactonase family protein — MKSLASIRTVLGVLAKSACLLALTSWIAAAAPFAYITNAASNSVSVIDIATNAVTATITVGANPTGVAVGFDGARVYITNTGNNSVSVIDTASNAVTSTISVGNGPGGVAVGTAGTRVYVANGVSNSVSVIDTASNTVVATVPVQNGPNGIAVNPAGTRAFVANTNSNSMSVIDTATNSVAATVIVGLRPFGLAVNRDGTRVYVTNDDSNTVSVIDATANGALTQIAVDDSPNGIAMSPDGTLVYVANFGSNTLSVIDAASNSLTATLGSGGVNPIGVTVTPDGARVYVANSTSGGVAAIDPVANTIASIAVGLQPTAFGQFIVGITPGAGTLQFSAASYSVHEGAGSAVITVTRRNGNEGEASANFATSDGSATAGGDYTATAATISFAAGETSRTVSIPIADDAAMEPAETIMLTLSNAVGATLGAQSTATLTITDNDTTTGSVFSGGGGCALYDPEANPGAGERRGIDGCLMLMMFAALLGLLRHRAADAKGYFRASLVSCFLNNGHKLKPFVLSLSKHEWPSTGSEPAPDLIRGRTEIYGFYLWNGTLACRRPR, encoded by the coding sequence TTGAAATCACTCGCTTCCATCCGTACTGTGCTGGGCGTGCTCGCGAAATCCGCGTGCCTGCTCGCGTTGACAAGCTGGATCGCGGCGGCCGCGCCTTTTGCCTACATCACGAATGCGGCGAGCAACAGCGTCAGCGTGATAGATATCGCGACCAACGCCGTGACGGCGACGATTACCGTCGGCGCCAACCCGACCGGCGTCGCGGTCGGTTTCGATGGCGCGCGCGTTTATATCACGAATACCGGCAACAACAGTGTGTCGGTGATCGACACCGCCAGCAATGCGGTCACGTCGACGATCAGTGTCGGCAACGGTCCTGGCGGCGTCGCGGTCGGCACGGCCGGTACGCGCGTCTACGTCGCGAACGGCGTCAGCAACAGCGTGTCGGTGATCGACACGGCGAGCAACACCGTGGTCGCGACCGTGCCAGTGCAAAACGGACCGAACGGCATCGCCGTCAACCCGGCTGGTACCCGCGCCTTTGTGGCAAACACAAACAGCAACAGCATGTCGGTCATCGATACCGCAACCAATAGTGTGGCGGCGACCGTGATTGTCGGGCTGCGGCCATTTGGCCTCGCAGTGAATCGTGATGGCACGCGCGTCTACGTGACCAACGATGACAGCAATACCGTCTCCGTCATCGATGCAACGGCCAATGGCGCGCTCACCCAGATCGCCGTCGATGACAGCCCGAATGGCATTGCGATGAGTCCCGACGGCACGCTCGTTTACGTCGCCAACTTCGGCAGCAATACGCTTTCCGTCATCGATGCCGCAAGTAACAGCCTGACTGCAACTCTCGGCAGCGGCGGCGTGAATCCGATTGGCGTGACGGTGACGCCCGATGGCGCGCGCGTTTATGTCGCCAACTCGACCAGCGGCGGTGTAGCTGCGATCGATCCCGTGGCGAACACGATCGCGTCGATTGCGGTCGGGCTGCAGCCGACTGCTTTCGGTCAGTTCATCGTTGGCATTACACCGGGCGCGGGTACGCTGCAATTCAGCGCGGCAAGCTACAGCGTCCACGAAGGCGCTGGCTCCGCGGTCATTACGGTGACGCGGCGTAACGGCAACGAAGGCGAGGCGTCAGCGAATTTCGCGACCAGCGACGGCAGCGCGACCGCCGGCGGCGACTACACGGCGACTGCCGCGACGATAAGCTTCGCCGCCGGGGAAACGAGCCGCACAGTCAGCATTCCAATCGCCGATGATGCGGCGATGGAACCCGCAGAGACGATCATGCTGACGCTGAGCAACGCGGTCGGCGCGACACTTGGCGCACAGAGCACCGCGACCCTGACCATCACCGACAACGATACGACGACCGGCTCGGTGTTCAGCGGTGGCGGCGGCTGCGCGCTCTACGATCCTGAAGCCAATCCTGGCGCCGGCGAAAGGCGCGGTATCGACGGGTGTTTGATGCTCATGATGTTTGCCGCCCTGCTCGGCCTGTTGCGGCATCGCGCTGCCGATGCGAAAGGGTATTTTCGCGCTTCGCTAGTGTCGTGTTTCTTAAACAACGGCCATAAGTTAAAGCCGTTCGTGCTGAGCCTGTCGAAGCATGAATGGCCTTCGACAGGCTCAGAGCCTGCCCCGGACTTGATCCGGGGCCGAACGGAAATATATGGCTTTTATCTTTGGAACGGCACACTAGCCTGTCGCCGTCCCCGCTGA
- a CDS encoding JDVT-CTERM system CAAX-type protease, whose amino-acid sequence MWRDRQFLVALFAGPLFWAAWSLIAAPGFESRFEPWWPLRDPTRFLLPALVYPILEELAFRGLLQEWLYQKPWGARGIWQMRSPISRANWLATLLFALAHLLYHTPSWAAVVIFPSLVFGYFRDRYQSVAPAIVLHVFYNAGYFWLFAA is encoded by the coding sequence GTGTGGCGCGACCGTCAGTTTCTGGTTGCCCTGTTTGCGGGACCGTTATTCTGGGCGGCATGGTCGCTGATCGCGGCGCCAGGCTTCGAATCCCGCTTCGAACCCTGGTGGCCGTTGCGCGATCCGACACGATTTCTGCTGCCCGCGCTGGTTTATCCGATACTCGAAGAACTTGCATTTCGCGGACTGCTGCAGGAATGGCTGTATCAAAAGCCGTGGGGCGCCCGCGGTATTTGGCAAATGCGCAGCCCGATTTCCCGGGCCAACTGGCTTGCGACATTGCTGTTTGCGCTGGCCCATCTGCTCTATCACACGCCTTCCTGGGCCGCCGTGGTGATTTTTCCATCGCTTGTTTTCGGTTACTTCCGCGACCGCTACCAGAGTGTAGCTCCCGCCATCGTGCTGCACGTTTTTTATAACGCCGGTTATTTCTGGTTGTTCGCAGCCTGA